In Treponema sp. OMZ 798, the following proteins share a genomic window:
- a CDS encoding DUF3343 domain-containing protein, giving the protein MKEYLITFHTHYDSLVCMRAVNKTDNAKTGGLTAKLVPVPRSVSSSCGTALKLIFKEGLAFNKDDFSQFDYDAFYFLGEDGKYVEV; this is encoded by the coding sequence ATGAAAGAGTATTTAATTACCTTTCATACGCATTACGATTCTCTTGTCTGCATGAGGGCCGTGAATAAAACGGATAATGCTAAGACAGGGGGATTGACTGCAAAACTTGTTCCGGTGCCGCGCTCTGTAAGTTCAAGCTGCGGCACTGCATTAAAATTAATTTTTAAAGAAGGCCTAGCCTTCAATAAAGATGATTTTAGTCAATTTGATTACGACGCTTTTTATTTTTTAGGTGAAGACGGCAAGTACGTTGAAGTGTAG
- a CDS encoding sulfurtransferase TusA family protein: MSDIIVDARGLACPEPVVLTKKALGSNSGFVVLVDNETAKENIKRFCDNSKAQTKIEPTDDGWKIAVSK, from the coding sequence ATGTCTGATATTATTGTAGATGCTCGAGGGCTTGCTTGCCCTGAGCCTGTGGTTTTAACCAAAAAAGCTCTTGGATCAAATTCCGGCTTTGTTGTATTGGTAGATAACGAGACTGCAAAAGAAAATATAAAACGCTTTTGCGATAATTCAAAGGCTCAAACAAAGATTGAACCGACTGATGACGGCTGGAAAATTGCCGTATCAAAATAA